One region of Verrucomicrobiales bacterium genomic DNA includes:
- a CDS encoding glycosyltransferase family 4 protein — protein sequence MYPSSAGSHGQDSFERAVNEFQPHLVISLGEIWMTQWIHTHSTRKGFKWISYVPVDAGPLYPPWESVLMGMDEIVCMSEFGRSVLKTGIPSKRSHLIYHGVDTEVFQPLPNRSDIKGHPRFQGKFVVGCVARNQPRKNIPALVKAFALLAAKYDDIHLYLHMNPCDVGHDIVTLFRRYGLEGKADVCSPDFSLDRAIPDPHLNQIYNLFDISALPSNAEGFGLPIIESLSAGVPVVATDYSACSELVRGRGELARILTTITTGTNVVEHAVIDPDDLACCIEKLYLDPGLVETYGTAGREFARTLTWDSLIPKWLEVISLTLGVDVSFVSRAEWS from the coding sequence ATGTATCCTTCCTCGGCGGGCAGCCATGGTCAGGATTCCTTCGAACGAGCTGTCAACGAGTTCCAGCCACACCTTGTCATCAGCCTAGGGGAGATCTGGATGACACAGTGGATCCACACTCATTCCACACGAAAAGGCTTCAAATGGATCTCCTACGTCCCCGTGGATGCGGGCCCGCTCTATCCACCATGGGAGTCCGTCCTGATGGGGATGGATGAGATCGTCTGCATGTCCGAATTTGGTAGAAGTGTTTTAAAGACCGGCATCCCCTCAAAGCGGTCACATCTCATTTACCACGGCGTTGACACAGAGGTCTTTCAACCTCTTCCAAACCGAAGTGATATTAAGGGCCACCCACGGTTCCAGGGCAAATTTGTGGTCGGCTGCGTGGCACGTAATCAACCGCGAAAGAACATCCCTGCTTTGGTGAAGGCGTTCGCGCTGTTGGCAGCGAAGTACGACGATATCCACCTCTATCTCCACATGAATCCGTGCGATGTAGGTCACGACATTGTGACCCTGTTTCGCAGGTATGGTTTAGAGGGAAAAGCCGACGTGTGCAGCCCCGATTTCTCACTCGATAGGGCGATTCCAGATCCACATCTTAACCAGATTTACAACCTCTTCGACATATCCGCACTCCCAAGCAACGCAGAAGGTTTTGGGCTTCCGATCATCGAAAGCCTTTCGGCTGGCGTACCCGTGGTCGCCACCGACTACAGCGCCTGCTCTGAATTGGTTCGAGGGAGAGGAGAACTGGCGAGGATTTTGACAACCATTACCACGGGAACGAACGTCGTGGAACATGCGGTGATCGACCCAGACGACTTAGCGTGCTGCATCGAGAAATTGTATCTAGACCCCGGGCTGGTAGAAACGTACGGAACAGCGGGGCGAGAATTTGCCCGGACCTTGACGTGGGATAGTTTAATTCCGAAGTGGCTGGAGGTGATAAGTCTAACCTTGGGAGTTGATGTGTCATTCGTCTCGCGAGCGGAATGGAGTTAA